CTATTACATCGTACTCTTCCGTAAACATACTCATTGTTTCACGTGGAACATTCGCAGGCAGGCAGACTCTTCCTGCCGCATAATTTCCTTTTCCTTCTCCGTACTGTCGCCGAAACCAATCAAATGCAAAACCCCGTGGATCATCACGCGTGCGAGTTCTTCCTCAAATGGTACGCAATACGTTTTGGCATTATCCCGGATTCGATCTATTGAAATAAAAATATCTCCGCTAACGCCATCTTCCAGGTCGTTCTCGAAGGTGAGGATGTCTGTGTAATAATCGTGACCCAGATATTTATGATTCATCTCCAGCAAATAATCATCCGAACAAAAAACGAATTGCAGTTCCCCGGGTGTTAGTTCCCTGGATTTCAAGACATTAATAATCCATTCGGTAT
This genomic window from Robiginitalea biformata HTCC2501 contains:
- the ybeY gene encoding rRNA maturation RNase YbeY, whose translation is MRIDYHSETDFSLPNPAKYTEWIINVLKSRELTPGELQFVFCSDDYLLEMNHKYLGHDYYTDILTFENDLEDGVSGDIFISIDRIRDNAKTYCVPFEEELARVMIHGVLHLIGFGDSTEKEKEIMRQEESACLRMFHVKQ